The proteins below come from a single Triticum aestivum cultivar Chinese Spring chromosome 5D, IWGSC CS RefSeq v2.1, whole genome shotgun sequence genomic window:
- the LOC123119458 gene encoding ubiquitin-conjugating enzyme E2 variant 1C, producing the protein MASSGDAAGVVVPRNFRLLEELERGEKGIGDGTVSYGMDDADDIYMRSWTGTIIGPHNTVHEGRIYQLKLFCDKDYPDRPPTVRFHSRINMTCVNAETGLVDQRKFSLLSNWRREYTMENILIQLKKEMATSHNRKLVQPPEGTFY; encoded by the exons TGCCGAGGAACTTTAGACTGCTGGAAGAGCTTGAGAGAGGAGAGAAGGGCATTGGGGATGGAACAGTTAGCTATGGAATGGATGACGCAGATGATATCTACATGCGCTCCTGGACAGGAACAATAATTGGTCCCCACAAC ACTGTCCATGAGGGCCGAATTTATCAGTTGAAGCTTTTCTGTGACAAGGACTATCCCGACAGGCCACCGACTGTTAGGTTTCACTCAAGAATCAACATGACCTGTGTGAATGCCGAGACTGGATTG GTGGACCAAAGGAAGTTTAGCCTGCTGTCCAACTGGCGCCGTGAGTACACAATGGAGAACATCTTGATACAGCTTAAGAAAGAGATGGCGACATCACACAACCGGAAACTAGTGCAGCCTCCGGAGGGGACCTTCTACTGA